One window of Methanomassiliicoccales archaeon genomic DNA carries:
- a CDS encoding DUF835 domain-containing protein: MRISSGKLYLIEERVPLRTHQLLRKELARGRAALYISKHSPSQLGTQFSLNSDPLQTKWLTPRPENSCIPPMNLAKFEENVKEFLRLNHDGIVVLNGVDVLEMWNGTRPVLEVIKKVQKEMQAGDANFIISLDPKNHYQTSLNALEKASDEVVYPTV, from the coding sequence GTGAGGATCTCATCTGGAAAGCTATATCTGATCGAGGAGAGAGTGCCGTTGAGAACACATCAACTGTTGAGGAAAGAATTGGCGCGAGGTCGGGCGGCGTTGTACATCTCAAAGCATTCGCCGAGCCAGCTTGGAACCCAATTCAGTCTGAATTCGGATCCGTTGCAGACCAAATGGCTAACGCCAAGACCGGAGAACAGCTGCATTCCCCCGATGAACCTGGCGAAATTTGAGGAGAACGTCAAGGAATTTTTGAGGCTGAACCACGATGGGATCGTGGTGCTCAACGGGGTCGATGTGCTGGAGATGTGGAATGGAACCAGGCCGGTGCTCGAGGTCATAAAGAAGGTCCAGAAGGAGATGCAGGCCGGGGACGCCAATTTCATCATCAGCCTGGACCCAAAGAACCATTATCAGACCAGCCTCAACGCCTTGGAAAAGGCATCGGATGAGGTCGTATATCCAACGGTGTAG
- a CDS encoding adenosylcobalamin-dependent ribonucleoside-diphosphate reductase, producing the protein MSDKFPKLSENALTVLRKRYLLKGRSGEVIETPEDMFRRIARNLASVDYFYHDRDAEKEEVEFHRMMRSLEFLPNSPTIMNAGTHMQQLAACFVIPVGDSIEQIFDAVKFAAIIHQTGGGTGFSFSRLRPSGDLVASTGGTASGPISFMKVFDVATDAVKQGGRRRGANMGILRVDHPDIREFIRLKADLKTLSNFNISVGVTDEFMHRASEGRQLELINPRNSNVTGSVHAGSLLDEICSRAWGSGDPGMIFLDEINRRNPTPGLGDIEATNPCGEVPLLSFEACNLGSINLDRMLVERKGDHELDYDKLKDTVDAGIRFLDNVIDASRYPLRQIDLVVKGNRKVGLGVMGFADILVKLGHRYGSKASEVLAEEVIRTIRDQAERTTRRIGEERGDFPNIEASEFDSPRRNATVLSIAPTGTISMIANCSSGIEPFFALYYDKHVLDGETLHEMNQFFLDTAGRKGLERDRILGLLSNQDSIQNIESIPEEMRNIFVTAHDIEPEKQVRMQSIFQRYVDNAVSKTINLPESSTVEDIRKIYHLAHELHCKGITVYREGTKPGQVYTAGGRGVECATCGQLV; encoded by the coding sequence ATGTCGGACAAGTTCCCCAAGCTCAGTGAGAACGCCTTGACCGTGCTCCGGAAAAGGTACCTGCTGAAAGGCAGGTCAGGAGAGGTCATAGAGACCCCGGAGGACATGTTCAGGCGCATCGCCCGAAACCTCGCCTCGGTTGACTATTTCTATCATGATCGGGACGCCGAGAAGGAGGAGGTTGAGTTCCATCGGATGATGCGCTCCCTGGAGTTCCTTCCCAATTCCCCCACCATAATGAACGCGGGGACTCATATGCAGCAGTTGGCGGCTTGCTTCGTGATCCCGGTGGGAGATTCCATTGAGCAGATCTTCGACGCGGTCAAGTTCGCCGCGATAATCCACCAGACCGGTGGAGGGACTGGTTTCTCTTTCTCCCGTCTTCGTCCGTCCGGCGATCTGGTAGCCTCGACCGGCGGAACGGCATCCGGACCGATATCGTTCATGAAGGTCTTCGATGTGGCCACGGACGCCGTAAAACAGGGCGGGCGCCGGCGCGGGGCCAACATGGGGATTTTGCGCGTCGATCATCCAGATATCAGAGAGTTCATAAGGCTAAAGGCTGACCTAAAGACACTGTCAAACTTCAACATCTCCGTCGGGGTCACCGATGAGTTCATGCACCGTGCCTCAGAAGGGCGCCAGCTGGAGCTCATCAATCCCAGGAATTCGAATGTGACCGGCTCGGTGCATGCGGGCTCGTTGCTTGACGAGATCTGTTCCCGGGCCTGGGGAAGCGGAGACCCGGGCATGATATTCCTGGATGAGATCAACCGGAGAAACCCGACACCGGGGTTGGGGGACATCGAGGCGACCAACCCATGCGGGGAGGTGCCGTTGCTTTCCTTCGAGGCATGCAATCTGGGATCGATCAACCTGGACCGGATGCTGGTGGAACGAAAGGGGGATCATGAGCTCGACTATGACAAACTGAAGGACACGGTCGATGCCGGGATCAGGTTCCTGGACAACGTGATCGACGCGAGCAGATATCCATTGAGACAGATCGACCTCGTCGTCAAGGGCAACCGGAAGGTAGGGCTCGGGGTGATGGGCTTCGCGGATATCCTGGTAAAGCTCGGCCACCGTTACGGTTCCAAAGCCTCCGAGGTGCTGGCCGAGGAGGTCATCAGGACGATCAGGGACCAGGCGGAAAGGACGACCAGGAGGATCGGTGAGGAGCGGGGGGACTTCCCGAACATCGAGGCAAGCGAATTCGACTCGCCCAGACGGAACGCCACCGTCCTCAGCATTGCCCCCACCGGTACCATATCAATGATAGCGAACTGTTCGTCCGGGATCGAGCCTTTCTTCGCCCTCTACTATGATAAGCACGTGCTTGACGGAGAGACCCTCCATGAGATGAACCAATTCTTCTTGGACACTGCCGGTCGCAAGGGATTGGAGAGGGATCGCATCCTCGGGCTCCTTTCGAACCAGGATTCGATACAGAACATAGAATCCATACCGGAGGAGATGAGGAACATATTCGTGACCGCCCATGACATTGAACCTGAGAAACAGGTGCGGATGCAATCCATCTTCCAGAGATATGTGGACAATGCTGTGTCGAAGACCATCAATCTGCCGGAATCAAGCACCGTGGAGGACATCAGGAAGATCTATCACCTTGCGCACGAGCTCCATTGCAAGGGGATCACCGTATACCGGGAAGGGACCAAACCGGGCCAGGTCTACACGGCGGGCGGGAGGGGCGTCGAGTGCGCCACCTGCGGTCAGCTGGTGTGA
- a CDS encoding FtsX-like permease family protein, whose amino-acid sequence MKVRSVLFAVISVLVLILPFFILPIAYALVAAVAILAILILVDASRNRILFSMSLRNIVRRPGTTALVIGGLMVGTAIISASFVVGDTMDNMITDQVTKGMGQVDFELQSSNVGTLVYYNSTQIAPLVSNISTTQHVRAADTLIISSISIRDARTQLFSPSVTLLGVDNKLITDFGGLVNRNGTMVSEAPATGTIIINEKAALDLAAQEGDQVMVFYQGIPTMVTVSKVVTASQFGGFNSNANVFMNLADAQAFTAHPDTVNTILVSIEPKGNDPFGYSVQVRNDITGSIADTMPGTGMKIELDKKEMLDSGRSNLSQFTSMFFVLGSFSVMAGMLLIVNIFTMLGEERKSEMGMSRAIGMRKTHLRKLFVYEGLVYACVAAAVGMVVGVLMADLIILGISGMPMFGDTNLSNYFTFSFFSLAISFAAGFMITIVTVYFVTRRISNLNIVRAIRNIPEPAVRKEDKKAFRTGIVLFAAGLLLMVLGMQTSSLAPAAGGLSIMGISMGLLLRRFIGDRPAWVIAGAIVLFVWLPKGDFKIFDYPSGIEMLIVSGLFMIVASLLIVMFNSKLFVSFFTAIFRFKNGYRAVIKTSISYPLKAHFRTGISIFIFAIVIFTITALSMMTGMLGVGITKMVDETSGGFDVIGFSMSPVTSDPWEHINATAGPLAKENVTMLEALPTTNVMVQYMKVYPNGTVEPKTFTYMVTGVKDSFNHLGNYPLTAWNSTLYHTENDVWAAVQQDPSLVILDGSKYPSSSSFGFGMNTPSTLNLGQQFAMVSSDGIAKNVTVIGFMKQSNLNGVFISESSFNETYHPIGSSLFLVKFASGLDSDQQASLFKQEFVAFGVQTIAIKTLAKQITSTIDSFMTLFQAFLSMGLVIGVSGLGIITIRSIHERRLEIGMMRAMGYTRRMVVMNFAIESAFISALGIAIGSALGIVVGYDIWSLYLNGMGMDFVIAWVPILGLGLAAFLATVLCVIPAARGASKVAPAEVLRFE is encoded by the coding sequence TTGAAGGTTCGGTCGGTTCTGTTCGCGGTGATATCGGTCCTAGTGCTGATATTGCCATTCTTCATACTGCCCATCGCCTACGCGTTGGTAGCGGCCGTGGCGATACTTGCGATCCTGATCCTTGTCGACGCAAGTCGCAACCGGATATTGTTCAGCATGTCTCTGAGGAACATCGTCCGCCGTCCCGGGACGACAGCTCTGGTGATCGGTGGCCTAATGGTCGGAACGGCGATCATCTCCGCTTCGTTCGTGGTCGGTGACACCATGGACAACATGATCACCGACCAGGTCACCAAGGGAATGGGGCAGGTCGATTTCGAGCTGCAGTCCAGCAATGTCGGCACCTTGGTATATTACAATTCAACCCAGATCGCTCCTCTGGTTTCCAACATAAGCACCACACAGCACGTTCGTGCGGCGGATACGCTGATCATTTCCTCGATCTCCATCCGCGATGCTCGTACTCAGCTCTTCTCGCCATCGGTGACGCTGTTGGGGGTCGACAACAAACTGATCACCGACTTCGGCGGCCTGGTGAACAGGAACGGCACGATGGTCAGCGAGGCGCCCGCGACAGGGACGATAATAATCAATGAAAAGGCGGCACTGGACCTGGCCGCCCAGGAAGGGGACCAGGTCATGGTGTTCTACCAGGGCATCCCCACGATGGTCACGGTCAGCAAGGTGGTGACCGCATCGCAGTTCGGGGGGTTCAACTCCAACGCCAACGTCTTCATGAACCTTGCAGACGCTCAGGCGTTCACAGCACATCCAGACACGGTCAATACCATATTGGTCTCCATCGAGCCGAAGGGCAATGATCCGTTCGGATATTCCGTACAGGTAAGGAACGACATCACCGGCAGCATTGCCGACACCATGCCCGGGACAGGCATGAAGATCGAACTGGACAAGAAGGAGATGCTTGATAGCGGAAGGAGCAACCTGAGCCAGTTCACCTCCATGTTCTTCGTTCTGGGATCGTTCTCGGTCATGGCCGGTATGCTGTTGATCGTCAACATCTTCACGATGCTGGGCGAGGAGAGGAAGAGCGAGATGGGGATGTCCCGTGCCATCGGCATGCGGAAGACCCACCTGAGAAAGCTGTTCGTCTATGAAGGTCTCGTCTACGCCTGCGTGGCTGCGGCGGTAGGCATGGTGGTCGGCGTTCTGATGGCAGACCTGATCATCCTCGGTATCTCGGGCATGCCGATGTTCGGGGACACGAACCTGAGCAACTACTTCACGTTCTCTTTCTTCTCCCTGGCCATATCGTTCGCTGCCGGGTTCATGATCACCATCGTGACCGTCTACTTCGTGACCAGGAGGATATCCAACCTGAACATCGTCCGGGCCATCAGGAACATCCCGGAACCGGCGGTCCGCAAGGAGGACAAGAAGGCGTTCCGGACCGGGATCGTCCTCTTCGCCGCAGGTCTCCTGCTGATGGTCCTGGGCATGCAGACCTCCAGTCTGGCGCCGGCTGCCGGCGGACTGTCGATCATGGGCATATCCATGGGTCTGTTGCTCCGCCGCTTCATCGGTGACCGCCCGGCCTGGGTCATCGCCGGGGCGATCGTGTTGTTTGTCTGGTTGCCCAAGGGCGACTTCAAGATATTCGACTACCCCTCGGGGATCGAGATGCTGATAGTGTCGGGCCTGTTCATGATAGTGGCCAGTCTGCTGATCGTGATGTTCAACTCGAAGTTGTTCGTTTCTTTCTTCACGGCGATATTCCGTTTCAAGAACGGATACCGCGCGGTGATCAAGACCTCGATCTCTTATCCGCTAAAGGCACATTTCAGGACCGGGATCAGCATATTCATCTTCGCCATCGTCATCTTCACCATAACGGCGCTGTCCATGATGACAGGCATGCTGGGGGTGGGCATCACCAAGATGGTGGATGAGACCTCGGGAGGGTTCGACGTCATCGGGTTCAGCATGTCCCCGGTCACCTCCGACCCATGGGAGCATATCAATGCAACGGCGGGTCCTCTGGCGAAGGAGAACGTCACCATGCTGGAGGCGCTGCCCACCACGAACGTGATGGTCCAATACATGAAGGTCTATCCCAACGGAACGGTCGAACCTAAAACGTTCACTTATATGGTGACCGGCGTGAAGGACAGCTTCAACCATCTCGGCAATTATCCGCTCACCGCCTGGAACAGCACCCTGTACCACACCGAGAACGATGTGTGGGCGGCGGTCCAGCAGGACCCTTCGCTAGTGATCTTGGACGGTTCGAAGTATCCGTCATCGAGCAGCTTCGGATTCGGTATGAACACGCCAAGCACCCTCAACCTGGGACAGCAGTTCGCCATGGTCTCCAGCGACGGCATCGCAAAGAACGTGACCGTGATCGGGTTCATGAAACAGAGCAACCTGAACGGGGTGTTCATATCGGAATCGTCCTTCAACGAGACGTATCACCCGATCGGCTCAAGCCTGTTCCTGGTGAAGTTCGCATCCGGCCTAGACTCGGACCAGCAAGCGTCGCTGTTCAAGCAGGAGTTCGTTGCCTTCGGGGTCCAGACCATAGCCATCAAGACCCTTGCCAAGCAGATAACGAGCACCATCGACAGCTTCATGACATTGTTCCAGGCATTCCTCAGCATGGGCCTGGTCATCGGTGTCTCCGGCCTGGGCATCATAACCATAAGGTCGATACACGAGAGGAGGCTGGAGATCGGCATGATGCGCGCCATGGGCTACACGCGACGCATGGTCGTCATGAACTTCGCCATCGAGTCGGCGTTCATCTCGGCCTTGGGGATCGCCATCGGATCTGCATTAGGGATCGTGGTCGGATACGATATCTGGAGCCTGTACCTGAACGGCATGGGGATGGACTTCGTCATTGCCTGGGTACCGATCTTGGGACTTGGCCTGGCCGCGTTCCTAGCAACGGTGCTTTGCGTCATACCGGCAGCACGCGGTGCATCCAAGGTGGCACCGGCCGAGGTGCTACGCTTCGAGTGA
- a CDS encoding ABC transporter ATP-binding protein, with protein sequence MVIIPIIHTEEVKKTYVTGNVTVQALKGLSIDIEKGEMVAIMGPSGCGKTTLLNCLSGIDEVTEGKIIIDGSDLTSMNDDEKTNFRAKKMGFVFQFYNLLPVLTASENVELPLLICGEDPSVAKKRAMELLEIVGLKERAVLRPASLSGGERQRVTIARALANRPALVWADEPTGDLDKKTADDIVALMRRLNKDVGETFVIVTHDPEVGAKCDRIIHMRDGQVVSTNGHVENIAKEIKEMG encoded by the coding sequence GTGGTCATCATACCAATCATCCATACTGAAGAAGTTAAAAAGACGTATGTCACCGGAAACGTCACTGTTCAGGCCCTGAAAGGGCTCAGCATCGACATCGAAAAAGGCGAGATGGTCGCAATAATGGGACCATCTGGTTGCGGAAAGACGACCCTGCTCAATTGTCTATCCGGCATAGATGAGGTGACCGAAGGCAAAATCATAATAGACGGAAGCGACCTCACATCGATGAATGACGATGAGAAGACCAACTTCCGGGCCAAGAAGATGGGTTTCGTCTTCCAATTCTACAACCTGTTGCCGGTCTTGACCGCCTCCGAGAATGTAGAGCTGCCATTACTGATATGCGGCGAAGATCCATCTGTGGCCAAGAAGAGGGCCATGGAACTCCTGGAGATCGTCGGTCTCAAGGAGAGGGCAGTCCTCAGGCCAGCATCGTTGTCGGGCGGTGAAAGGCAGAGGGTGACCATCGCACGGGCATTGGCGAACCGGCCGGCCTTGGTCTGGGCGGATGAGCCCACCGGCGATCTGGACAAGAAGACGGCCGACGACATCGTGGCCCTCATGAGGCGCTTGAACAAGGACGTGGGGGAGACGTTCGTCATCGTCACCCATGACCCGGAGGTCGGAGCCAAGTGCGATCGTATCATCCATATGCGTGATGGGCAGGTCGTGTCCACCAACGGGCACGTCGAGAACATCGCCAAAGAGATCAAAGAGATGGGGTGA
- a CDS encoding TrpB-like pyridoxal phosphate-dependent enzyme, with translation MTFKPEDIRINLGMEELPTKWYNIAADSPEPIPPPADPKTGKPVPAAALEAIFPKNIIEQEISTERYITIPEEVRTAYARLCRPSPLQRAIRLEQVLKTPAKIYFKREDLSPTGSHKPNSAIPQAYFNMKAGTENLTTETGAGQWGSSLALACALFDLKCTVFMVRASHDQKPYRRYVMETYGSTVHASPSPVTNYGRECLKANPNNTGSLGIAISEAIEMAVTTPNSKYSLGSVANHVMMHQTVIGEEVMAQLKKIETVPDYMIGCVGGGSNFAGFAFPMLGQKIHKKCETEFIACEPKSVPSLTSGEYRYDFGDTAGMTPMFKMYTLGHDFMPSPIHAGGLRYHGMAPTVSLMSKLGYIQARSYDQLETFEAGVTFARAEGIIPAPESNHAIKCAIDLALEAKKKNEEKVIVFNLSGHGLMDMNGYAQFAAGKMTNG, from the coding sequence ATGACTTTCAAGCCAGAAGACATTAGGATCAATCTGGGGATGGAAGAGCTTCCCACGAAGTGGTATAACATCGCTGCCGATTCGCCGGAGCCCATTCCGCCACCCGCAGACCCGAAGACCGGAAAGCCAGTGCCTGCGGCAGCGCTGGAGGCCATATTCCCGAAGAACATCATCGAGCAGGAGATCTCGACGGAAAGGTACATCACCATTCCAGAAGAGGTCAGAACTGCATATGCCAGGTTGTGCAGGCCAAGCCCCTTGCAGAGGGCCATCAGGCTGGAGCAGGTACTGAAGACCCCGGCAAAGATCTATTTCAAGCGTGAAGACCTCAGCCCCACCGGTAGCCACAAGCCGAACTCCGCCATACCGCAGGCATATTTCAACATGAAGGCGGGCACTGAGAACCTGACCACCGAGACCGGAGCGGGCCAATGGGGCTCCTCATTGGCACTTGCCTGCGCCCTGTTCGATCTGAAGTGCACCGTCTTCATGGTCCGGGCCAGCCATGACCAGAAGCCCTACCGTCGGTATGTCATGGAGACCTACGGTTCGACCGTCCACGCATCTCCGAGCCCGGTGACCAATTATGGCAGGGAATGCCTGAAGGCGAATCCAAACAACACGGGTTCCTTGGGCATTGCCATCTCCGAGGCGATCGAGATGGCCGTGACGACCCCGAACAGCAAGTATTCGCTCGGGAGCGTCGCCAACCACGTCATGATGCACCAGACGGTCATCGGAGAGGAAGTTATGGCCCAGCTGAAGAAGATCGAAACGGTCCCAGACTACATGATCGGGTGCGTCGGCGGCGGCAGCAACTTCGCCGGGTTCGCGTTCCCCATGCTGGGTCAGAAGATCCATAAGAAGTGCGAGACCGAGTTCATTGCCTGCGAGCCCAAATCCGTCCCTTCCCTGACCAGCGGAGAATACCGTTACGACTTCGGCGACACCGCCGGAATGACACCGATGTTCAAGATGTACACCCTTGGACACGATTTCATGCCATCACCGATCCACGCCGGCGGACTGCGCTACCACGGAATGGCCCCGACGGTCAGCCTGATGAGCAAGCTGGGCTATATCCAGGCCAGGTCCTACGACCAGCTGGAGACGTTCGAGGCAGGTGTGACCTTCGCCAGGGCAGAAGGCATAATCCCCGCCCCGGAGTCGAACCACGCCATCAAGTGCGCCATAGACCTTGCCCTCGAGGCGAAGAAGAAGAACGAGGAGAAGGTCATCGTGTTCAACCTGTCCGGTCACGGGCTTATGGACATGAACGGGTACGCTCAGTTCGCCGCCGGCAAGATGACGAATGGCTGA
- a CDS encoding isoaspartyl peptidase/L-asparaginase, with amino-acid sequence MTAIIVHGGAWDIPENEHASHLRGCEQAVRAGHDILSQGGSSMDAVEKAVRILEDDPTFDAGRGSFLNDVGEVEMDAMIMNGKDLQFGSVAAVRNIRHPITLARRVMDDGRHCMLTGQGATDFARYIGMEMVPTSDLLTEREIKRWNALLNNRDYDPRSTFGATGPKGPMGTVGAVAMDSEGNISAATSTGGTPDKMHGRVGDSPLVGCGTYADNASAGVSVTGYGESIMKVVLARRVCSNLERGSDLAGSAREAITYLENRVNGLGGVIAIDSRGNCVHYSNTPRMACASIDASGKIILDI; translated from the coding sequence ATGACTGCGATCATTGTCCACGGAGGGGCCTGGGACATACCTGAGAATGAACATGCGTCCCATCTTAGAGGGTGCGAGCAGGCGGTCAGGGCAGGACACGATATCCTGTCCCAGGGCGGGAGCTCCATGGATGCGGTCGAGAAGGCCGTCCGAATCCTGGAGGACGATCCCACCTTCGATGCGGGACGGGGTTCTTTCCTCAACGATGTAGGCGAGGTGGAGATGGACGCCATGATCATGAACGGCAAGGATCTCCAGTTCGGATCTGTGGCCGCGGTGCGCAACATCAGGCATCCGATCACATTGGCAAGGCGTGTGATGGATGATGGGAGACACTGCATGCTGACCGGCCAAGGGGCGACCGATTTCGCCCGGTATATAGGAATGGAGATGGTGCCGACCTCCGACCTGCTCACGGAGCGGGAGATCAAAAGATGGAACGCCTTACTCAACAACCGCGATTACGATCCTCGTTCGACCTTTGGTGCGACGGGGCCCAAAGGACCAATGGGAACGGTCGGGGCAGTTGCCATGGACTCGGAGGGTAACATTTCGGCCGCAACATCGACGGGCGGAACGCCGGACAAAATGCACGGCAGGGTGGGGGACAGCCCCCTGGTAGGCTGCGGGACCTATGCGGACAACGCATCGGCCGGTGTATCCGTGACCGGCTATGGCGAATCGATCATGAAGGTGGTGCTCGCCCGCCGAGTATGCAGCAACCTGGAAAGAGGATCAGACCTCGCTGGGTCGGCACGTGAGGCCATAACGTACCTGGAGAACAGAGTGAACGGACTAGGAGGGGTGATCGCGATCGATTCTCGGGGGAACTGTGTCCATTACAGCAACACGCCCCGTATGGCGTGCGCCTCCATAGACGCTTCCGGAAAGATCATTCTGGATATTTAG
- a CDS encoding DUF835 domain-containing protein, with protein MEKTLSITRSVADTGKDVLCISRYHPTIMYARLPLRSMQFVWLGERAGEDRISPDNLTKLKHRIAVFAKEHKNGVVVIDGLEYLALFNDFHRLNVFYEELNDIIMETRSVLFIPIDERLIEPSDIARLKRYAEIL; from the coding sequence TTGGAGAAGACGCTCAGCATCACCAGGTCGGTCGCGGACACGGGAAAGGATGTCCTATGCATCTCCCGATATCATCCCACTATAATGTATGCCAGACTGCCGCTGCGGAGCATGCAGTTCGTATGGCTGGGAGAGAGGGCAGGAGAGGACAGAATATCCCCGGACAACCTGACCAAGTTAAAACACAGGATCGCTGTCTTCGCGAAGGAACATAAGAACGGCGTGGTGGTGATCGACGGCCTGGAATACCTAGCGCTCTTCAATGATTTCCACCGGCTGAACGTGTTCTATGAGGAATTGAACGATATAATTATGGAAACCCGTTCGGTCCTTTTCATTCCCATCGACGAGCGTCTCATAGAGCCTTCTGACATTGCTCGACTGAAGAGGTATGCCGAGATATTGTAG
- a CDS encoding DUF835 domain-containing protein, producing the protein MLLVEGYPRSGFKVFSSLSKVNENSICITRLHPDYVAEKYNVKSRKCYWLSGCKGKDIISPKSLSQIVRMVKADAKAGKPVVFLDGLEYLLLWNEMNKVIAALGEINTILSATNGTMVICFDPLTLEQNDLKKLWTLYPKMVPVPETEQEEAGNSLKIKEPTTGTGAIA; encoded by the coding sequence ATGCTGCTTGTTGAAGGATACCCTAGGTCAGGGTTCAAGGTCTTTTCGTCCTTATCCAAGGTCAATGAGAACAGCATCTGCATAACTCGGCTTCATCCGGACTATGTAGCGGAGAAGTACAATGTAAAGAGCCGGAAGTGTTACTGGCTGAGCGGCTGCAAGGGAAAGGATATAATCTCACCAAAATCACTGAGCCAGATAGTGAGGATGGTCAAGGCGGATGCTAAGGCCGGAAAGCCGGTAGTCTTCCTTGACGGCCTGGAGTATCTGCTTCTTTGGAATGAGATGAACAAGGTCATAGCTGCCCTAGGGGAGATCAACACGATCCTCTCGGCCACCAACGGCACCATGGTCATCTGCTTCGACCCTCTTACCCTGGAACAGAACGACCTCAAGAAACTCTGGACATTGTATCCGAAGATGGTACCGGTCCCAGAAACAGAACAGGAAGAGGCCGGAAACAGTCTGAAGATCAAGGAGCCGACGACCGGGACCGGGGCCATTGCCTGA